One window of Medicago truncatula cultivar Jemalong A17 chromosome 2, MtrunA17r5.0-ANR, whole genome shotgun sequence genomic DNA carries:
- the LOC120578029 gene encoding protein SRC2, giving the protein MDQSIMEYRTLEIKMISAKDVKDVTPFFQKLKVFAYVSIKGDPLNPQTEVTDADGYNKRNPEWNSSLKFTFKESLANQDRLFLKIHLGAKLNFPNKLIGTVNIPLKELFDNPAGHQLSYQVRKINSEKSRGTLNLSYKLGDRPPPPKTMKEPVKAPGEVFTNGAWKLTHIMVVVLIMINLYTLFFCSLSIMIMLL; this is encoded by the coding sequence ATGGATCAATCGATCATGGAATACAGAACCTTGGAAATCAAGATGATATCCGCAAAAGATGTCAAAGATGTTACtccttttttccaaaagttAAAGGTATTCGCTTACGTTTCAATCAAAGGCGACCCACTCAACCCACAAACTGAAGTCACCGACGCTGACGGTTACAACAAAAGAAACCCCGAATGGAACAGCTCCCTCAAATTCACCTTCAAGGAATCTCTCGCTAACCAGGATcgtctttttctcaaaattcatCTAGGTGCAAAGCTTAACTTCCCCAATAAGCTCATTGGCACCGTCAATATCCCTCTCAAGGAACTTTTTGATAACCCTGCCGGCCACCAACTCAGTTATCAGGTTAGGAAAATAAACTCAGAGAAATCCAGAGGGACCTTGAACCTCTCCTACAAACTCGGTGATCGCCCGCCACCACCGAAAACAATGAAGGAACCAGTGAAGGCGCCCGGTGAAGTTTTTACAAATGGCGCGTGGAAGCTTACTCATATTATGGTGGTGGTtctgattatgattaatttataCACTCTTTTCTTTTGTAGTTTATCGATTATGATTATGCTATTGTAG
- the LOC11412478 gene encoding uncharacterized protein, which yields MKISSLSIIILLTISSIFFIPLIQCHQPPKLDLIKAICRKTPHYHLCVITLKSNLYAVKYIASNTDISGFVRVTLKVVATRAPVILHQLQTVQAQTKDIQLKAALDNCIASYTKISKELVPQAQKCVDKSDYNGVKQSATTAGNLADTCGKKCNGTTSSAVLSQLGDSNQYVKNMCAITVSIATQFPQSTHQILP from the coding sequence atgaagatTTCAAGTTTATCAATTATCATTCTCTTAACCATTTCATCCATTTTCTTCATACCACTAATCCAATGCCATCAACCACCAAAGCTAGACTTAATTAAAGCTATATGTCGAAAAACACCTCATTACCATCTTTGCGTtataacattaaaatcaaatttatatgCAGTAAAGTATATTGCATCAAATACTGACATCTCTGGATTTGTTCGTGTAACACTCAAGGTTGTCGCGACAAGAGCACCGGTCATATTACATCAACTTCAAACTGTTCAAGCGCAAACCAAGGACATACAACTGAAAGCTGCTTTGGATAATTGCATTGCTTCATACACCAAGATATCAAAAGAACTTGTGCCACAAGCTCAGAAATGTGTAGACAAAAGTGATTATAATGGTGTCAAACAAAGTGCAACCACTGCTGGAAATTTGGCTGATACTTGTGGGAAGAAATGCAATGGCACCACTAGTTCAGCTGTTCTTTCGCAACTTGGGGATAGTAAtcaatatgtgaaaaatatgtgtGCAATTACAGTCTCCATTGCTACCCAATTTCCTCAATCAACTCACCAAATTTTACCATAA
- the LOC112419343 gene encoding uncharacterized protein, which produces MAYTVTDLGRGRYENLRTYHVYIHESQINFEVTVTATASVVTNWLQSMLNHHFQSLRHLQYLRRNRNLCNRNLIVGLGVQWTPGNLDPPADTLQLCISGSCLIFHLSLADMIPVSLCNFLRHPKNTFVGFWNAADRRRLERFDHRLQMWKDPQDLRHYRFNGENLSRESINVIVRNWLDFEVDQSVQVGRSNWNAENLYEDQIAYASIDAYCAFSIGIRVQAWRYR; this is translated from the coding sequence ATGGCTTACACCGTCACCGATCTAGGTCGTGGCAGATATGAAAACCTTCGCACTTACCATGTCTACATTCATGAAAGCCAAATCAACTTCGAAGTCACCGTTACCGCCACAGCTTCCGTCGTAACAAACTGGCTCCAAAGTATGCTCAATCATCATTTTCAATCCCTCCGCCACCTTCAATACCTTCGCCGCAACCGTAATCTCTGTAACCGTAATCTCATTGTCGGCCTTGGCGTTCAATGGACTCCCGGCAACCTTGATCCTCCCGCCGACACGCTACAGTTATGCATCAGTGGCAGCTGTCTTATCTTCCACCTCTCTCTCGCCGATATGATTCCGGTTAGTCTCTGCAACTTTCTCCGTCATCCTAAGAACACCTTCGTTGGATTCTGGAACGCTGCTGATCGTAGAAGGCTGGAGAGATTTGATCATCGCTTGCAAATGTGGAAAGATCCTCAGGATCTGAGGCATTACAGGTTCAATGGTGAAAATCTTTCACGTGAATCGATAAATGTAATTGTGAGGAATTGGCTTGATTTCGAAGTGGATCAGAGTGTACAAGTTGGAAGGAGCAATTGGAATGCAGAGAATCTTTATGAAGATCAAATTGCTTATGCGTCCATTGATGCTTATTGTGCTTTTAGTATCGGAATTCGCGTTCAAGCTTGGAGGTACCGTTAA
- the LOC112418972 gene encoding uncharacterized protein — translation MAYIVDHDHFHSHRLYTVNVHGNDITVTVTAVASVVRKWISTTLFLFRRRTYLQSNHLVAGLGVQWTANGRYPPPDTLQLCIGRRCLIYQLTHANYIPRILRRFLENPDHTFVGFWNHSDRRKLEMSKHGFDLYRDPLDLRHYAEALDEDDDEDLARSSVPLIVEKCLGYDVEDELSGEIGRSNWNDEDLSHKQVVYASVDAYCAFLIGKNIKAWRFTE, via the coding sequence ATGGCATACATTGTTGACCACGATCACTTTCACTCTCACCGCCTTTACACGGTTAACGTTCACGGAAACGATATCACAGTAACCGTCACCGCCGTTGCCTCCGTCGTCAGAAAGTGGATTTCCACTACGCTTTTCCTTTTCCGCCGCCGCACCTACCTCCAATCGAACCATCTTGTCGCCGGCCTCGGCGTTCAGTGGACTGCTAACGGCCGATATCCTCCACCTGACACATTACAGCTCTGCATCGGTCGCCGTTGCTTGATCTATCAACTTACTCACGCTAACTACATTCCAAGGATTCTCCGGAGGTTTCTTGAGAATCCTGACCACACGTTCGTCGGATTCTGGAACCACTCCGATCGCCGGAAGTTGGAGATGTCGAAGCACGGATTTGATTTGTACAGAGATCCGTTAGATCTCAGGCATTACGCGGAAGCtttagatgaagatgatgatgaagaccTTGCACGTTCTTCAGTGCCTTTAATCGTTGAGAAATGCTTAGGCTATGATGTGGAAGATGAACTGAGTGGTGAAATCGGAAGAAGTAATTGGAATGATGAAGATCTGAGCCATAAGCAAGTCGTTTATGCAAGTGTTGATGCTTATTGTGCTTTCCTCATTGGGAAGAATATCAAAGCTTGGAGGTTTACTGAGTGA
- the LOC120578296 gene encoding uncharacterized protein — protein sequence MDPFDLEAYFQKRDAEDTYIVNRFIQRRKQIEEGSGSRSRKYLKRDHAGANQRLIDDYFANEPTYDDAMFRRRYRMQKHVFLRIVGDLSSSDNYFTQRVDAANKEGISPLAKCTTAMRMLAYGVAADAVDEYIKIGGTTALECLRRFCKGIIRLYEQVYLRAPTQDDLQRILHVSEMRGFPGMIGSIDCMHWEWKNCPKAWEGQFTRGDKGTTTVILEAVASHDLWIWHAFFGCPGTLNDINVLDRSPVFDDVEQGKTPRVNYFVNQRPYNMTYYLADGIYPSYPTFVKSIRLPQSEPDKLFAKHQESCRKDIERAFGVLQARFKIIREPARLWDIADLGIIMRWSKVAISM from the exons ATGGATCCTTTTGATTTGGAAGCCTACTTCCAAAAACGTGATGCTGAAGACACGTATATAGTCAACCGATTTATTCAGCGTCGAAAACAAATAGAGGAAGGTAGTGGATCTCGtagtagaaaatatttaaagagaGATCATGCAGGGGCAAACCAAAGACTCATTGACGACTACTTTGCCAATGAGCCTACATATGACGATGCAATGTTTCGTCGTCGGTACCGGATGCAAAAACATGTCTTCCTTCGAATCGTTGGAGACCTTTCAAGTAGTGATAACTACTTCACCCAGCGAGTTGATGCCGCCAACAAAGAAGGTATATCACCGTTAGCAAAATGTACCACAGCAATGCGAATGTTAGCATATGGTGTGGCAGCAGATGCGGTAGATGAATACATAAAAATAGGAGGTACTACAGCATTGGAGTGCTTACGTAGATTCTGTAAAGGAATCATACGACTGTATGAGCAAGTGTATCTGAGAGCACCAACCCAAGATGACCTTCAAAGAATACTACATGTTAGTGAAATGCGAGGGTTCCCAGGGATGATCGGGAGTATTGACTGCATGCACTGGGAGtggaaaaattgtcctaaagcaTGGGAAGGTCAATTCACCAGGGGGGATAAGGGAACCACCACAGTTATTCTTGAAGCAGTTGCATCTCATGATCTATGGATCTGGCATGCCTTTTTTGGATGTCCGGGAACGTTGAACGATATAAACGTTCTAGACCGGTCACCAGTGTTCGATGATGTGGAACAGGGAAAGACTCCAAGGGTGAATTACTTTGTGAATCAACGTCCCTATAATATGACATACTATCTAGCTGATGGTATCTACCCTTCTTACCCAACTTTCGTCAAATCAATTAGGCTTCCTCAAAGTGAACCCGataagttatttgcaaaacatcaagaGAGCTGTCGGAAGGACATCGAACGTGCTTTTGGTgtgcttcaagctcgatttaaaatcatcCGTGAACCAGCTCGCTTGTGGGACATAGCTGATTTGGGTATAATCATgag ATGGTCTAAGGTAGCTATTTCCATGTGA
- the LOC120578297 gene encoding glutathione S-transferase T3, producing MGNENFPSVDATQYPEFSTQITPGGMAVSDEVTPEDSTPKSKRSKEPAWNTQQNLVLISAWIKYGTSSVVGRNQRGETYWGKIAEYCNEYCSFDSPRDLVACRNRFNYMSKIINKWIGAYESAKRMQGSGWSEDDILTKAQELFAGGKNIQFTLKEEWHALRDQPRYGSQMGGNVGSGSSGSKRSHEDSVGSSARPMGREAAKKKGKMKSKGETLEKKNKLLQEKTQAKKMKMYLKLRDEEHLDDRKKELLENLERELFEN from the exons ATGGGGAACGAAAATTTTCCTAGTGTTGATGCAACCCAATATCCtgaattttcaacacaaataactcCTGGTGGCATGGCAGTTTCTGATGAAGTCACTCCAGAAGATTCAACTCCTAAGAGCAAGAGAAGTAAGGAACCAGCATGGAACACTCAACAAAATTTGGTTCTAATAAGTGCATGGATTAAATATGGAACAAGCAGTGTTGTCGGGAGAAACCAGAGAGGAGAAACATATTGGGGTAAAATTGCTGAGTATTGTAATGAGTATTGCTCATTCGATTCTCCCCGCGATCTAGTTGCCTGCCGAAaccgttttaattatatgagcaaaataataaataaatggattggTGCTTATGAAAGCGCTAAGCGTATGCAAGGAAGCGGTTGGTCGGaagatgatattttgacaaaagCGCAGGAATTGTTTGCAGGTGGGAAGAATATTCAATTTACTTTGAAAGAAGAATGGCACGCTCTCCGTGATCAACCACGTTATGGTAGTCAGATGGGAGGAAATGTAGGGTCAGGGAGTAGTGGATCTAAGAGATCTCACGAGGACTCTGTAGGATCTAGTGCTCGTCCAATGGGTAGGGAGGcagctaaaaaaaaaggtaaaatgaaAAGCAAGGGCGAGACATTGGAGAAG aaaaacaagttGCTGCAAGAAAAGACTCaagctaaaaaaatgaaaatgtatctaAAGTTAAGGGACGAAGAGCATCTCGATGACCGGAAGAAGGAGCTGTTGGAGAATTTGGAGCGTGAgctgtttgaaaattaa
- the LOC112419344 gene encoding uncharacterized protein — MAYTVTDLGRDRYENLRTYHVYIHESQINFEVTVTATASVVTNWLRTMLDHHLQYLRNCNLVVGLGVQWTNRNLDPPADTLQLCIGGSCLIFHLSRADMIPVSLCNFLRHPKNTFVGFWNAADRRKLERFDHRLQMWKNPQDLRNYEFNGEALSRLSMDEIVRKCLGFKVDQSIEVGRSNWNQENLYAHQVAYASIDAYFAFLIGICFQAWRYP, encoded by the coding sequence ATGGCTTACACGGTCACCGATCTAGGTCGTGACAGATATGAAAACCTTCGCACTTACCATGTCTACATTCACGAAAGCCAAATCAACTTCGAAGTCACCGTTACCGCCACTGCTTCCGTTGTAACAAACTGGCTCCGTACTATGCTCGATCATCACCTTCAATACCTCCGCAACTGTAATCTTGTTGTCGGCCTCGGCGTTCAATGGACTAACCGCAACCTTGATCCTCCCGCCGACACGCTACAGTTATGCATCGGTGGCAGCTGTCTTATCTTCCACCTCTCTCGCGCAGATATGATTCCGGTCAGTCTCTGCAATTTTCTCCGTCATCCTAAGAACACCTTCGTTGGATTCTGGAACGCTGCAGATCGTAGGAAGCTGGAGAGATTTGATCATCGCTTGCAAATGTGGAAAAATCCTCAGGATTTGAGGAATTACGAGTTCAATGGTGAAGCTCTTTCACGTTTATCGATGGATGAAATTGTGAGGAAATGTCTTGGTTTCAAAGTGGATCAGAGTATTGAAGTTGGTAGGAGTAATTGGAATCAAGAGAATCTTTATGCACATCAAGTTGCTTATGCGTCCATTGATGCTTATTTTGCGTTTCTTATCGGAATTTGTTTCCAAGCTTGGAGGTACCCTTAA
- the LOC11408791 gene encoding probable WRKY transcription factor 48: MEEEKREEHTNPTNSSSTTTTTTTMAFSDEIPTTTTTINNNNTSLFPFQPSISTFFDTIPSSSCDQKSSSFGFMDLLGSHDYINNNNNTFLLSDWVPTVATTTTTHHTLPSPGSSNIPDSSEVFNTPVSPNSSSISSSSNEATVNNTLEQHRSKLSKIEAELEGDDQDQDKTKKQLKPKKKNQKKEREPRFAFMTKSEVDHLDDGYRWRKYGQKAVKNSPFPRSYYRCTTASCGVKKRVERSSDDSSIVVTTYEGQHTHPSPATSRPNLSFVHQPTSFGAASGSHSHFLLPTLLYNNHNSTSNNNITTTTTPPSSNYVGGSGGSCVNTSSFGGFANDQVINHRGFGSSGFVNEALLRDNGLLQDIIQMKKEEKDSRKEQH; encoded by the exons ATGGAGGAGGAGAAGAGAGAGGAGCACACAAACCCCACCAACTCAtcatccaccaccaccaccaccaccaccatggCATTCTCCGATGAGATTccaacaaccaccaccaccatcaacaacaacaacacatcttTATTCCCTTTTCAACCTTCAATCTCTACCTTCTTTGATACCATACCATCTTCCTCTTGTGACCAAAAATCTTCTTCTTTTGGTTTCATGGACTTGTTGGGTTCCCATGattacatcaacaacaacaacaacacttttTTATTATCGGATTGGGTTCCCACCGTcgccacaacaacaacaacccatCACACTCTTCCGTCACCCGGGAGTTCTAACATCCCGGACTCATCCGAGGTGTTTAACACTCCGGTGTCACCGAATTCTTCTTCGATATCTTCGTCGTCTAATGAAGCCACAGTTAACAACACCTTAGAACAGCATAGAAGTAAACTTTCAAAAATCGAAGCAGAGTTAGAAGGAGATGACCAAGATCAAGACAAGACTAAGAAACA ATTGAAACCAAAGAAAAAGAAccaaaaaaaggaaagagaacCCAGGTTTGCTTTCATGACAAAGAGTGAAGTTGATCACCTAGATGATGGCTATAGGTGGCGTAAATATGGCCAAAAAGCTGTGAAAAACAGTCCTTTTCCCAg GAGCTACTATCGTTGTACAACGGCAAGCTGCGGCGTGAAAAAGCGCGTGGAGCGTTCTTCCGATGATTCTTCTATTGTCGTCACTACATACGAGGGTCAACACACACATCCTTCTCCTGCCACGTCACGTCCTAACCTCAGCTTCGTTCACCAACCTACTAGTTTCGGTGCTGCTTCGGGTTCACACTCACACTTTCTTCTACCAACATTGTTGTACAATAATCACAACTCcactagtaataataatattactactactactacaccCCCTTCTTCTAATTATGTTGGTGGTTCTGGTGGTAGTTGTGTTAACACGTCGTCGTTTGGTGGTTTTGCGAATGACCAAGTGATTAATCATCGAGGTTTTGGATCTTCAGGGTTTGTTAATGAGGCTTTGTTAAGAGATAATGGGTTGCTTCAAGATATTATTCagatgaaaaaagaagaaaaagattcAAGAAAAGAACAACATTAA